One window of Agromyces rhizosphaerae genomic DNA carries:
- a CDS encoding LacI family DNA-binding transcriptional regulator, whose protein sequence is MADRQPTMSDVAREAGVSPITVSRVLNNYEFVKSDTREKVLRAVAHTGYRPNLAARALVTRKSHVLGVLVADAFGHGPTAALWAIEDAAGDAGYAVTVVSLRGDDREAILAGLRRLNAQGVDGIVMIAPQHEATSLEILDVEGTPVVTLSAFASEVLQPIMLDSVAGSRAAVRHLAQLGHRTIAHLAGPAGWAAAEARLRGWRDECAALGLHAGPVAYGDWTAGTGHALAPGLLSDGRVTAVYAASDAMAQGALLALHERGLRVPVDVSLVGFDDAPEAEYFIPPLTTVHQDFEALGRRCIASVVELIEGRAAPAFDPLEPTLVVRASTAAPRI, encoded by the coding sequence ATGGCGGATCGGCAGCCGACGATGAGCGATGTCGCCCGAGAAGCGGGCGTGTCACCGATCACTGTCTCGCGAGTGCTCAACAACTACGAGTTCGTGAAGTCGGACACCCGGGAGAAGGTACTCCGCGCAGTCGCCCACACGGGCTACCGGCCGAATCTCGCGGCACGTGCGCTCGTGACGCGCAAGTCGCACGTACTCGGCGTGCTTGTCGCGGATGCGTTCGGGCATGGCCCGACGGCCGCGCTCTGGGCGATCGAGGACGCGGCCGGCGACGCCGGGTATGCGGTCACGGTGGTCAGCCTGCGGGGAGACGATCGCGAGGCGATTCTGGCGGGCCTGCGGCGGCTCAACGCCCAGGGCGTCGACGGCATCGTGATGATCGCTCCGCAGCACGAGGCGACGAGCCTGGAGATCCTCGATGTCGAGGGCACCCCGGTGGTCACGCTCAGCGCCTTCGCGTCCGAGGTGCTCCAGCCGATCATGCTCGATTCCGTCGCCGGTTCGCGGGCGGCGGTGCGTCATCTCGCCCAGCTCGGGCATCGCACGATCGCGCACCTGGCCGGTCCTGCGGGCTGGGCCGCCGCGGAGGCGCGCCTGCGCGGGTGGCGAGACGAGTGCGCCGCGCTCGGCCTGCACGCCGGTCCGGTGGCGTACGGGGATTGGACGGCGGGAACGGGACATGCGCTTGCTCCGGGTCTCCTGTCCGACGGTCGTGTGACGGCGGTCTACGCCGCAAGCGACGCAATGGCCCAGGGTGCTCTGCTGGCGCTGCACGAGCGAGGACTGCGCGTTCCCGTGGACGTGTCGCTCGTCGGGTTCGACGATGCCCCCGAGGCCGAGTACTTCATCCCTCCGCTCACGACGGTGCATCAGGACTTCGAGGCACTCGGTCGGCGCTGCATCGCCTCGGTCGTCGAACTGATCGAGGGTCGGGCTGCCCCGGCGTTCGACCCGCTCGAGCCGACCCTCGTCGTGAGGGCGAGTACCGCCGCGCCGCGCATCTGA
- a CDS encoding response regulator — MTDIRVLVADDQELVRTGLRTILDAQPGITVVAEAADGGAAVAEARRVRPDVCLVDIRMPVLDGIGVTRALAGPGVDDPIPVVAITTFDLDELVYDALRAGARGFLLKDAGAALLAEAVRAAARGDALIAPNVTVRLLEAFAAPARTAPSPAEPLTERERDVLAAVARGRSNAEIGTELHLSLSTVKTHLASLMSKLGARNRVELVIWAYESGTVGR; from the coding sequence GTGACCGACATCCGCGTGCTCGTCGCCGACGACCAGGAACTCGTGCGCACCGGGCTGCGCACGATCCTCGACGCGCAGCCCGGCATCACCGTGGTCGCCGAGGCGGCCGACGGCGGCGCGGCCGTCGCCGAGGCGCGGCGGGTGCGGCCGGACGTCTGCCTGGTCGACATCCGCATGCCCGTGCTCGACGGCATCGGCGTCACCCGCGCGCTCGCGGGCCCGGGCGTCGACGACCCGATCCCGGTGGTGGCGATCACGACCTTCGACCTCGACGAGCTCGTGTACGACGCGCTGCGCGCGGGCGCCCGTGGATTCCTGCTGAAGGACGCCGGGGCGGCGCTGCTCGCCGAGGCGGTGCGCGCCGCGGCGCGGGGCGACGCGCTCATCGCGCCGAACGTGACGGTACGCCTGCTCGAGGCCTTCGCCGCGCCCGCGCGCACGGCGCCCTCGCCCGCCGAACCGCTCACGGAGCGTGAGCGCGACGTGCTCGCCGCCGTCGCGCGCGGCCGCAGCAACGCCGAGATCGGCACCGAGCTGCACCTCTCGCTCAGCACCGTGAAGACGCACCTCGCGAGCCTGATGTCCAAGCTCGGCGCCCGCAACCGCGTCGAGCTCGTGATCTGGGCCTACGAGTCGGGCACGGTCGGCCGCTGA
- a CDS encoding GH1 family beta-glucosidase — translation MRTARFPNDFVFGTATSAFQIEGGWDADGKGPSIWDTFSHTPGKIWQGQHADVACDHYHRYRDDVALMESIGVDAYRFSISWPRVLPEGAGRLNPAGIAFYDRLVDELLAAGIAPSATLFHWDYPQVLEDRGGWPVRDSIEWFADYAAVMFDALGDRVAQWSTLNEPIALWVGYGLGAFAPGSSDRAAAHQAMHHALVGHGRAVEAFRASNAAGDIGVVVDVWKRHPATESPEDAAAALRGEQDGFRFFFDPLFRGGYDPDMLARFTCEGSGFRITDGDLATIAQPVDFLGLNVYSRVIARAEHTGDEWWTATERHPGGNYLANGMEFYPRAVYDAIRIATDEYGVDVPIYITENGMSDTVERADGGTIDDDERVRYVSGFLEWIARARDEGADVRGYYLWSLMDNFEWAAGYSQRFGMVHVDWETLERTPKRSAEWYREVIRSRSVPSPVVAEA, via the coding sequence ATGCGTACCGCTCGATTCCCGAACGACTTCGTCTTCGGTACCGCTACGAGCGCCTTCCAGATCGAGGGCGGCTGGGATGCGGACGGAAAGGGGCCGTCGATCTGGGACACGTTCTCGCATACGCCGGGGAAGATCTGGCAGGGGCAGCACGCGGACGTCGCGTGCGACCACTATCACCGCTATCGCGATGACGTCGCGCTGATGGAGTCCATCGGCGTCGATGCCTACCGCTTCTCGATCAGCTGGCCACGTGTCCTCCCGGAGGGTGCGGGCCGGCTCAACCCCGCCGGGATCGCCTTCTACGACCGCCTCGTCGATGAGTTGCTCGCGGCCGGGATCGCGCCGTCGGCAACCCTGTTCCATTGGGACTATCCGCAGGTCCTCGAGGACCGAGGCGGCTGGCCGGTCCGTGACAGCATCGAGTGGTTCGCCGACTACGCGGCCGTCATGTTCGACGCGCTCGGTGACCGGGTCGCCCAGTGGAGCACGCTCAACGAGCCGATCGCGCTCTGGGTGGGATACGGCCTGGGGGCGTTCGCGCCCGGGTCGAGCGACCGTGCGGCCGCGCATCAGGCGATGCACCATGCCCTCGTCGGCCACGGCCGGGCGGTCGAGGCGTTCCGCGCAAGCAATGCGGCCGGCGACATCGGCGTCGTGGTCGACGTGTGGAAGCGGCACCCCGCAACCGAGAGCCCGGAGGACGCTGCCGCGGCGCTGCGGGGCGAGCAGGACGGGTTCCGGTTCTTCTTCGATCCCCTATTCCGGGGCGGCTACGACCCGGACATGCTCGCACGGTTCACTTGCGAGGGGTCGGGGTTCAGGATCACTGATGGCGACCTCGCGACGATCGCGCAGCCCGTCGACTTCCTGGGGCTCAACGTCTACTCGCGGGTGATCGCTCGAGCCGAGCACACGGGTGACGAGTGGTGGACCGCCACGGAACGACACCCGGGTGGCAACTACCTGGCCAACGGCATGGAGTTCTACCCTCGTGCCGTGTACGACGCGATCCGCATCGCGACGGATGAGTACGGCGTCGACGTCCCGATCTACATCACGGAGAACGGCATGTCGGACACGGTCGAGCGCGCTGACGGAGGCACGATCGACGACGACGAGCGGGTCCGATACGTCTCCGGGTTCCTCGAGTGGATCGCGCGGGCCAGGGACGAGGGCGCGGACGTCCGCGGGTACTACCTCTGGAGCCTCATGGACAACTTCGAGTGGGCCGCCGGCTACAGCCAGCGCTTCGGCATGGTGCACGTCGACTGGGAGACGTTGGAACGCACGCCGAAGCGAAGCGCCGAGTGGTACCGCGAGGTCATCCGCTCGCGTTCCGTACCGTCCCCGGTGGTGGCGGAGGCATGA
- a CDS encoding sensor histidine kinase, whose translation MSGPLRVIWDAPPARPAPPRRVWRDWALLGAVVVAAVVEAFLRTELEWRLAGAVILVALAPTLLWRRTHPLAMLLIGQVVAAVFTVATGASTQLFTVAYFLVLVYSLPRWGSGRAIVAGVAALIGSTLLSVATGAMSATDLVGGLAVITAVVSAGLAVRAVTGARARELDRARILERERLARELHDTIAHRMSAIAVQAQAGIAVAGAEDSPAVATLHVIEDEASRTLAEMRGIVGALRRADAPGDPAPQITASLGDDLRALARAGARVGEPSAASTAPATPEILVHLDGDVDALPAELAAATHRIAQESVTNAVRHARHATRIDVHVTVTDAAVVIAVHDDGEHVASARPGFGITGMRERALLSGGTCEAGPAPGGGWLVSADLPRDGGGS comes from the coding sequence ATGAGCGGGCCCCTCCGAGTCATCTGGGACGCCCCGCCCGCGCGCCCGGCACCGCCGCGCCGCGTCTGGCGCGACTGGGCCCTGCTCGGCGCGGTGGTCGTCGCGGCCGTCGTCGAGGCGTTCCTCCGCACCGAGCTCGAGTGGCGCCTCGCGGGCGCGGTGATCCTCGTCGCACTCGCCCCCACGCTGCTCTGGCGGCGCACGCACCCGCTCGCGATGCTCCTCATCGGCCAGGTCGTGGCGGCCGTGTTCACTGTGGCGACTGGAGCGTCGACCCAGCTGTTCACGGTCGCGTACTTCCTCGTGCTGGTCTACTCGCTGCCGCGCTGGGGCTCGGGCCGCGCGATCGTCGCGGGCGTCGCCGCGCTCATCGGCTCGACCCTGCTGAGCGTCGCGACGGGCGCGATGTCGGCGACCGACCTCGTCGGCGGGCTCGCAGTCATCACGGCGGTCGTGTCGGCGGGCCTCGCGGTGCGCGCGGTCACCGGGGCCCGCGCGCGCGAGCTCGACCGCGCCCGCATCCTCGAGCGCGAGCGCCTCGCCCGCGAGCTGCACGACACCATCGCGCACCGCATGTCGGCGATCGCCGTGCAGGCGCAGGCGGGCATCGCGGTCGCCGGCGCCGAGGACTCCCCCGCGGTCGCGACCCTCCACGTCATCGAGGACGAGGCGTCCCGCACCCTCGCCGAGATGCGCGGCATCGTCGGGGCACTGCGTCGGGCGGATGCCCCGGGCGATCCGGCTCCGCAGATCACCGCCTCGCTCGGCGACGACCTCCGTGCGCTCGCGCGCGCCGGCGCCCGAGTCGGCGAGCCCTCCGCCGCCTCGACCGCACCCGCCACCCCCGAGATCCTGGTCCACCTCGACGGCGACGTCGACGCGCTCCCCGCCGAGCTCGCCGCGGCGACCCACCGCATCGCGCAGGAGTCGGTCACGAACGCGGTGCGCCACGCGCGGCACGCCACCCGCATCGACGTGCACGTGACCGTCACGGATGCCGCGGTCGTGATCGCCGTGCACGACGACGGCGAGCACGTGGCATCCGCCCGACCCGGCTTCGGCATCACCGGCATGCGGGAGCGTGCGCTCCTCTCGGGCGGCACCTGCGAGGCGGGGCCGGCACCGGGCGGCGGCTGGCTCGTCTCCGCGGACCTGCCTCGCGACGGGGGCGGTTCGTGA
- a CDS encoding carbohydrate ABC transporter permease has translation MAIDAVQRPQYARSVRRARVRRRLSVTAWLMLAPFITVFVVSVIAPLLYALAISVYQNRIVGGTVFVGLENYLRALTDPLLGEGVIRVLLFIAVQVPIMLSISLTAALALDSGRMAGSRTVRLGLFLPYAVPSVVAALMWGYIFGGQFGLVGQIWGAVGAAPPDLLGNALMLPSIGNIVTWSMVGYNMLIFYAALRAVPTEIYEASAIDGAGEWRRAWSIKLPALRPAMLLALVFSIIGSLQLFNEPSILQALRPSVITTNYTPNLYAYSLSFLGGQINYAAAIAILMGLVTVIAAVFVQVVSARARRQTR, from the coding sequence ATGGCAATCGACGCCGTACAACGACCGCAGTACGCCCGCTCGGTGCGGCGTGCTCGCGTCCGGCGTCGGCTCTCGGTCACCGCATGGCTGATGCTCGCTCCGTTCATCACCGTCTTCGTGGTGAGCGTGATCGCGCCGTTGCTCTACGCGCTGGCCATCAGCGTCTACCAGAACCGAATCGTCGGCGGAACGGTGTTCGTCGGGCTCGAGAACTACCTCCGTGCGCTCACCGACCCGCTGCTGGGCGAAGGTGTCATCCGGGTCCTCCTGTTCATCGCCGTACAGGTGCCGATCATGCTCTCCATCTCCCTGACGGCCGCCCTGGCGCTCGACAGCGGACGAATGGCGGGGAGCAGGACCGTCCGCCTCGGACTCTTCCTCCCATACGCTGTGCCGTCCGTCGTGGCGGCGCTCATGTGGGGCTACATATTCGGCGGGCAGTTCGGACTGGTAGGCCAGATCTGGGGTGCCGTCGGTGCGGCTCCGCCCGACCTGCTGGGCAACGCCCTGATGCTGCCCTCGATCGGAAACATCGTGACGTGGTCGATGGTCGGCTACAACATGCTGATCTTCTACGCCGCGCTCCGAGCCGTGCCGACGGAGATCTACGAGGCATCGGCGATCGACGGGGCGGGTGAGTGGCGACGCGCGTGGTCGATCAAGTTGCCAGCCCTGCGTCCTGCGATGCTGCTGGCCCTCGTCTTCTCGATCATCGGCAGCCTCCAGCTGTTCAACGAGCCGAGCATCCTCCAGGCGCTCCGACCGAGCGTGATCACCACGAACTACACCCCGAACCTGTACGCCTACTCGCTGTCCTTCCTCGGCGGGCAGATCAACTACGCGGCCGCGATCGCGATCCTCATGGGACTGGTGACCGTCATCGCAGCGGTCTTCGTCCAAGTCGTCTCGGCCCGCGCTCGGAGGCAGACCCGATGA
- a CDS encoding carbohydrate ABC transporter permease, with amino-acid sequence MTSTMQAPPAVAPEGAARPTVRRRSRSARRSVLLTIAYWTLLAYFLLPLAWLVINSTKSNGDLFTTFGLALPSDLHLWQNLQDLVTYQDGIFVRWFANTVLYAVVGAGGAAVIAAIGGYALAKYAFAGKRAVIVTVLGATAVPGTALAVPTYMLFSQWGLINTEAAVIIPSLVSPFGLFLMMIYAADAVPDSLLEAARIDGAGEFRTFWSISFRLLAPGFVTVLLFQLVQTWNNYFLPLIVLNQQDKFPLTVGLSQWNRLANAGGVNVAEPLYPLVITGSLIAILPLCVAFVFLQRYWQSGIAAGGIKQ; translated from the coding sequence ATGACATCCACCATGCAGGCTCCGCCCGCAGTCGCTCCGGAGGGCGCCGCCCGGCCGACGGTCAGGCGCCGCAGCCGCTCGGCTCGGCGTTCGGTGCTCCTCACGATCGCGTACTGGACGCTGCTGGCCTACTTCCTTCTTCCGCTCGCGTGGCTGGTCATCAACTCCACGAAGTCCAACGGCGACCTGTTCACGACGTTCGGACTCGCGCTGCCCTCGGACCTGCACCTGTGGCAGAACCTCCAGGACCTCGTCACGTACCAGGACGGAATCTTCGTCCGATGGTTCGCCAACACCGTCCTGTATGCCGTCGTGGGGGCCGGCGGCGCGGCGGTGATCGCAGCGATCGGCGGCTACGCACTGGCGAAGTACGCGTTCGCGGGGAAGCGCGCAGTCATCGTGACGGTGCTCGGCGCTACAGCCGTTCCGGGTACAGCGCTCGCGGTTCCGACCTACATGCTGTTCAGCCAGTGGGGCCTCATCAACACCGAGGCGGCCGTCATCATCCCATCGCTCGTGAGTCCGTTCGGGCTCTTCCTCATGATGATTTACGCCGCCGACGCCGTTCCGGACTCGCTCCTCGAGGCGGCGCGCATCGACGGTGCCGGGGAGTTCCGCACCTTCTGGAGCATCTCGTTCCGGCTCCTGGCGCCCGGCTTCGTGACCGTGCTCCTGTTCCAGCTCGTCCAGACCTGGAACAACTACTTCCTCCCGCTCATCGTGCTCAACCAGCAGGACAAGTTCCCGCTCACGGTCGGCCTGAGCCAGTGGAACCGCCTGGCGAACGCCGGCGGAGTGAATGTCGCCGAGCCGCTCTATCCGCTCGTCATCACGGGATCCCTGATCGCCATCCTGCCGCTCTGCGTCGCATTCGTCTTCCTGCAGCGCTACTGGCAGTCGGGAATCGCGGCAGGCGGAATCAAGCAGTGA
- a CDS encoding DUF2306 domain-containing protein, with protein MDTSTSAPVPAPRPETGRAPRRRTPGWLVPTGLLLLSAVPIIAGAMRVTELSSGADVTAENARFFDSPVPVVTHIVTVTVYSLLGAFQFVPSLRRRAWHRRAGRVVAPAGVIAALSGLWMAVFYDLPDMDGVALMVMRLVVGTAMAGGIVTAVLAILRGDVARHRAWMIRAYALGLGAGTQVFTSAPAALVFGPPDEFWRAVQMGAGWAINLAVAEWVIRRGGPRRAPRRAGRATPAGGIRRGEPVDTMSA; from the coding sequence ATGGACACCTCGACCTCCGCCCCAGTGCCCGCCCCTCGCCCCGAGACCGGCCGGGCGCCCCGACGCCGCACGCCCGGTTGGCTGGTTCCGACCGGGCTGCTCCTCCTCAGCGCGGTGCCGATCATCGCGGGCGCCATGCGCGTCACCGAGCTCTCCTCGGGCGCGGACGTCACGGCCGAGAACGCGCGCTTCTTCGACTCCCCGGTGCCGGTCGTCACGCACATCGTCACCGTCACCGTCTACAGCCTCCTCGGCGCCTTCCAGTTCGTGCCGTCGCTGCGCCGCCGCGCCTGGCACCGCCGCGCCGGCCGCGTGGTCGCGCCCGCGGGCGTCATCGCGGCGCTCTCCGGGCTCTGGATGGCGGTGTTCTACGACCTGCCCGACATGGACGGCGTCGCGCTGATGGTGATGCGCCTCGTGGTCGGAACGGCGATGGCCGGTGGCATCGTGACCGCCGTGCTGGCGATCCTCCGCGGCGACGTCGCGAGGCACCGGGCGTGGATGATCCGCGCCTATGCGCTCGGGCTGGGCGCCGGCACCCAGGTCTTCACGAGCGCACCGGCGGCGCTCGTGTTCGGCCCGCCCGACGAGTTCTGGCGCGCGGTGCAGATGGGCGCGGGCTGGGCGATCAACCTCGCCGTCGCCGAGTGGGTGATCCGCCGCGGCGGCCCCCGCAGGGCACCGCGCCGGGCCGGACGCGCGACGCCGGCCGGCGGCATCCGCCGCGGCGAGCCCGTCGATACCATGAGCGCATGA
- a CDS encoding zinc-binding dehydrogenase, whose protein sequence is MPTARAALIHEVGGGFVPGEIELDDPIGREVLVDVRAAGLCHTDLTMAHADVGIPMPAVFGHEAAGVVAAVGPEATGVAVGDHVVGCLVQHCGTCDRCRAGRATLCRDPGATLRGPDDPPRLTCGGEPVHQMVGIGGFAERVLVDERQLVVVSRELPFAQAALLGCGVLTGVGAVRNAARVRPGDAVAVIGAGTVGLSAIAAAAAAGAQRIVAVDLALEKLDAAREFGATHVVDSSATDPVAAVRAATGGGADAVLDVVGIEQTAQQGLAMTAPGGGLYLVGVMDPTARISPKLFGLIQAQRRIEGVYMGGADPRRDIPEIARMARSGALDLGALVSAEVGLDQIDEGYRMLHDPNVVRVVVAF, encoded by the coding sequence AGGTGCTCGTCGACGTGCGGGCAGCGGGACTCTGCCACACGGATCTCACGATGGCGCATGCCGACGTCGGCATACCGATGCCCGCCGTGTTCGGGCACGAGGCCGCCGGGGTCGTCGCGGCGGTCGGTCCTGAGGCCACGGGGGTCGCCGTGGGCGACCACGTCGTCGGATGCCTCGTGCAGCACTGCGGCACCTGCGACCGGTGCCGTGCGGGCCGGGCGACGCTCTGCCGCGATCCGGGCGCGACGCTGCGCGGGCCCGACGATCCTCCGCGCCTGACCTGCGGGGGCGAGCCTGTGCACCAGATGGTCGGCATCGGCGGGTTCGCCGAGCGGGTGCTCGTCGACGAGCGGCAGCTCGTGGTCGTCTCGCGGGAGCTGCCGTTCGCACAGGCGGCGCTGCTCGGGTGCGGGGTCCTCACCGGGGTCGGCGCGGTGCGGAACGCCGCGCGCGTGCGCCCAGGCGACGCCGTCGCCGTGATCGGCGCGGGCACCGTGGGACTCAGCGCGATCGCCGCGGCCGCGGCGGCCGGCGCCCAGCGCATCGTCGCGGTCGACCTCGCGCTCGAGAAGCTCGACGCGGCGCGCGAGTTCGGCGCGACGCACGTCGTCGACTCGTCGGCGACCGACCCGGTGGCGGCCGTGCGGGCCGCGACCGGCGGCGGGGCCGACGCGGTGCTCGACGTCGTCGGCATCGAGCAGACGGCGCAGCAGGGCCTGGCGATGACCGCCCCCGGCGGCGGCCTGTACCTCGTCGGCGTGATGGATCCGACCGCGCGCATCTCGCCGAAGCTGTTCGGCCTCATCCAGGCGCAGCGCCGCATCGAGGGCGTGTACATGGGCGGGGCCGACCCCCGCCGCGACATCCCCGAGATCGCGCGCATGGCGCGCTCGGGCGCCCTCGACCTGGGTGCGCTGGTGAGCGCCGAGGTCGGCCTCGACCAGATCGACGAGGGGTATCGGATGCTGCACGACCCGAACGTCGTGCGCGTCGTCGTCGCGTTCTGA
- a CDS encoding ABC transporter substrate-binding protein: MNTRRNSSIRRGGAAALAASALVLAGCSATDASVDEATSDEPVEILFWSWLPNIQTTIDLFEDAHPEITVNLENVGAGEEQYTKMQNAIDAGSGGPDVAQVTYDSVPSFAVTGALADVSQYTDADLDELFLSGVLQNVRVSGATYGVPQDFGPGVMYYREDVFSDAGVEVPETWDEYAAAAETVRSGSDSYMTFFDGGLPDFAYMGLWQNEADPWSVDETTVSIDLGGAESQRWADYWGDLNSRDLLVHSTMGSDEWFRQMGDGQIASWIVGAWGLQALQGNLPDNEGLWRVAPMPSWEAGSPASSQFGGSSTVVLEQSEKKDAATTFALWLNSDPVAVESLKADQGLLPTTNAAWDDPSFLDEEISYLGGQPARQIFAASAESTAPGWEWLPFQVYISSVYQDTVGGAIDSGGDIGAALLDWQDRIVEYAENQGFAVSE, encoded by the coding sequence ATGAACACCCGACGCAACTCATCCATCAGACGAGGGGGGGCAGCAGCCCTGGCTGCTTCGGCACTCGTCCTCGCCGGTTGCTCGGCCACGGACGCATCCGTCGACGAAGCCACGAGCGACGAGCCCGTCGAGATCCTCTTCTGGTCGTGGCTCCCCAACATCCAGACGACGATCGACCTCTTCGAGGACGCCCATCCCGAGATCACCGTGAACCTCGAGAACGTCGGCGCCGGCGAAGAGCAGTACACGAAGATGCAGAACGCGATCGACGCCGGCAGCGGTGGGCCGGACGTCGCACAGGTCACGTACGACTCGGTCCCGAGCTTCGCGGTGACCGGTGCGCTGGCGGACGTCTCCCAGTACACGGACGCCGACCTCGATGAGCTGTTCCTTTCCGGGGTGCTCCAGAACGTCCGCGTCTCCGGTGCAACGTACGGCGTCCCGCAGGACTTCGGCCCGGGCGTCATGTACTACCGCGAGGATGTGTTCTCGGACGCCGGCGTGGAGGTCCCGGAGACCTGGGACGAGTACGCGGCCGCGGCGGAGACCGTCCGGTCGGGCTCGGACAGCTACATGACGTTCTTCGACGGGGGCCTGCCCGACTTCGCATACATGGGCCTGTGGCAGAACGAGGCTGACCCCTGGTCGGTCGACGAGACCACCGTCTCTATCGATCTCGGCGGTGCGGAATCGCAGCGCTGGGCGGACTACTGGGGCGATCTCAATTCGCGCGACCTGCTGGTCCACTCGACCATGGGATCGGACGAGTGGTTCCGACAGATGGGCGACGGGCAGATCGCGTCGTGGATCGTCGGTGCGTGGGGCCTGCAGGCGCTCCAGGGCAACCTGCCCGACAACGAGGGCCTGTGGCGCGTCGCCCCGATGCCCTCGTGGGAGGCCGGATCACCCGCATCCAGCCAGTTCGGTGGAAGCTCCACCGTCGTGCTCGAGCAGAGCGAGAAGAAGGACGCAGCCACCACGTTCGCGCTGTGGCTGAACAGCGACCCGGTGGCTGTCGAGTCGCTCAAGGCTGATCAGGGGCTCCTCCCCACGACCAACGCCGCCTGGGACGACCCGTCGTTCCTCGACGAGGAGATCTCGTACCTCGGAGGCCAGCCCGCACGACAGATCTTCGCCGCATCCGCGGAGTCGACTGCTCCCGGCTGGGAGTGGCTGCCGTTCCAGGTCTATATCTCCAGCGTCTACCAGGACACGGTCGGTGGTGCGATCGACTCCGGTGGCGACATCGGAGCCGCGCTCCTCGACTGGCAGGACCGCATCGTCGAGTACGCCGAGAACCAGGGATTCGCCGTCAGCGAGTGA
- a CDS encoding DUF5597 domain-containing protein yields the protein MSVRGPRSALLDGRLMVDDAPFLILGAELHNSSTSAPASIDAAWQAVERCGANTVLAPVAWDQWEPAEGQFSTQLVDHLLRRARAGGQRLVLLWFGSWKNGVSSYSPAWVKSDPERFPLARDSEGTTLMALSAFAESNMSADARAFAGLMRHLRDVDGDHGTVVMVQVENEVGLLGSARDHSALARSAWEQRPPERFEVDTWSNVDSDQARAGEAFMAWHYARYVNSVIEAGRREWDLPMYVNAWLDGGEDATPMAGGTDPGDFPSGGPVPRVLGIWAAAAPALSFASPDVYVGDVADRAAAYGRRFGVRFVPEMRRDSAAQLFRAAAAASSIGMAPFGIDSAGEVELDDLARAYRQLGAVAPILVARPPHERAAVHVDDARPHTEVVLDGWRFRIERDFDPQGEGNRPDGHCLLVADGGRFLAVGYGVVVHAFRDADGAAGWVLDCAELDPDALEPVRWLNGDETGGGTHIRITRDDPPGFGPVPIDGSRTGILSFALYPQPS from the coding sequence ATGAGCGTTCGGGGCCCGCGCAGTGCGCTGCTCGACGGCAGGCTCATGGTCGACGACGCGCCGTTCCTGATTCTCGGGGCCGAGCTGCACAACTCCAGTACGTCCGCGCCTGCATCGATCGACGCGGCGTGGCAGGCGGTGGAGCGCTGCGGTGCGAACACGGTGCTCGCTCCGGTGGCGTGGGATCAGTGGGAGCCGGCGGAGGGACAGTTCTCCACGCAGCTCGTGGATCACCTGCTTCGGCGCGCGCGAGCGGGCGGACAGCGCCTTGTGCTGCTGTGGTTCGGCAGCTGGAAGAACGGCGTCTCGAGCTACTCGCCGGCGTGGGTGAAGTCCGATCCGGAACGATTCCCGCTCGCTCGCGACTCCGAAGGAACAACGCTCATGGCGCTGTCGGCGTTCGCTGAGTCGAACATGTCTGCCGATGCGCGGGCCTTCGCGGGCCTGATGAGGCACCTGCGCGACGTCGACGGCGATCACGGGACCGTCGTCATGGTGCAGGTGGAGAACGAGGTCGGGCTCCTCGGGTCGGCGCGCGATCACTCCGCGCTCGCCCGGTCGGCGTGGGAGCAGCGCCCGCCCGAGCGGTTCGAGGTGGACACGTGGTCCAACGTCGATTCGGATCAGGCCCGCGCAGGCGAGGCGTTCATGGCGTGGCACTACGCCAGGTACGTGAACTCGGTGATCGAGGCGGGTCGGCGCGAGTGGGACCTTCCGATGTACGTCAACGCGTGGCTCGACGGAGGGGAGGACGCGACGCCGATGGCCGGCGGAACGGATCCCGGGGACTTCCCCAGCGGTGGGCCCGTGCCGCGTGTGCTCGGCATCTGGGCGGCTGCTGCGCCGGCGCTGTCGTTCGCCTCGCCGGACGTCTACGTGGGTGACGTCGCCGATCGGGCGGCAGCGTACGGCAGGCGATTCGGGGTGCGGTTCGTGCCCGAGATGCGGCGCGACTCGGCCGCCCAGCTCTTTCGCGCTGCCGCTGCGGCGTCATCGATCGGCATGGCGCCGTTCGGCATTGACTCCGCCGGCGAGGTGGAACTCGACGACCTCGCTCGCGCCTACCGACAGCTCGGTGCCGTCGCTCCGATCCTGGTCGCGCGTCCACCGCACGAGCGCGCAGCAGTCCACGTCGACGACGCGCGACCGCACACCGAGGTCGTCCTCGATGGGTGGAGGTTCCGCATCGAGCGAGACTTCGACCCCCAGGGGGAGGGGAACCGGCCAGACGGCCACTGCCTGCTCGTGGCGGATGGGGGCCGCTTCCTGGCGGTCGGCTACGGGGTGGTGGTCCACGCCTTCCGCGATGCAGACGGTGCCGCGGGGTGGGTGCTCGATTGTGCCGAACTCGATCCCGATGCGCTGGAACCGGTCCGCTGGCTCAACGGGGACGAGACGGGCGGCGGCACCCACATTCGCATCACCCGCGACGACCCGCCCGGATTCGGCCCGGTGCCGATCGACGGCAGCCGCACCGGCATCCTCTCGTTCGCCCTGTACCCGCAGCCCAGCTGA